TGCTGGCCTTCATGTCCCGGTGAATGATGCGCACCCGGGAGTGCTTGTGCAGGTACAGGAGCCCCTGCGCGATCCCTTCGATGATTTGCCGCCGTTTCCTCCAGTTCAGCAACGGCCCTCGCTCTTGGTCTACATTGCAATATGGTTTACAAAATCAAGTTTGATTCAGCGGAAGGCCAAAACTTCTCTAGTCTTTTAGAGAAAGCTTGCTTTTTACCAAGTGAACTAGGAAGTTACCAAAGATGAAGAAGTCTAGGCTTGTGTTGGGCATGTACTCGTACACCAGCATCTTCTCTTCCTCCTGCACGCAGCAACCCAGGAGCTTGACAAGGTTCGTGTGCTGCAGCTTGGCGATGAGCTGGATCTCGTTCTTGAACTCAACGAGACCCTGCCCGGACTGCGCCGCCAGCCGCTTCACCGCAACCTCGGTTCCATCAGGCAACACGCCCTGAAAAAAAACGCAGAGATTAACATTTCATTCAATCACATTTCAGAAAACAGCTAGTGTTACACAGTACTTGCCTTGTAAACCGGTCCGAATCCGCCTCTTCCGAGCTTGTTGCCATCGGAGAAGTTGTCCGTTGCAGCAGCAAGTTCGTGGAAGTCGTACAGCGTGAACTCTGAGCTGCTCTCTTCGATCTTCCACAGCTTCAGTGCCTCCTCtgttttcgagctgtttctggaaTGTCCTTGCTCTAATTTCTTCTTTCCTGAATTGGTGATTTCCAGGTGATTAGATAATTGTGATGACTCAAAGGTGTGGACAAAGACACAAAATTTTCTTGTAGTTTGTCACCGTCTTACCGCCTCCTTTTCTTAATCTTCTGATCAGTAGAAGGCAGCCTACCAACATTGAACAGAACACCGTGATTGAAACGCATAATACGATTATTAAGGTCTTCCTATGCTTGCTTCCTGCACGATAGCAGAAGAAAATACAGTATTTATTACGAACAAACCTGAAATAGTTCAACAAATTAAGTAGTGTATCGACACTATAAACTCTCCCTTACCATTGCTTCGTGTTGTTGAAGATGAGCCATCGAAGCCGATCCTGACGTCGGTCATGCCATGATAGAACTGGTAGCCCTCATACCGGATGTTGCAGCGGACGCCGAGGATGCGTCCGCCCTCGCGGCCGTCGTACCACTGGCGGGTCTGCTCCTGGAGGCCCTGGAAGCAGTGCCAGCACTGCCCCGGGGAGAGGTCCGGCGTGCACTGCGCCAGGCCGTACACCGTGGGCAGCTGCGCGTTGATGTACATGGCGGCGCTGGCGAACCGCCGCTCCGTGGAGTTAAACGCGCCGTACATGGACATCTCGCCGAACAGGGTGCCCACCAACGACAGGAAGAAGCTCCGGGACGTCGCGTTCCGGCTGTCCCACGCCGCGTAAGTCGAGGCGTTCATGTCCATGGCGTTGATCACCGGGGTGTTGTCGTCCGGCCGCGCCAGGAAGTCGTCGCCGGAGTAGCGGAGGGTGCAGAGGTCGTGGTAGAACGTGGCGTCCCTGTTGCCGCCGCAGAGCGCACGGAGCTGCCGGATCGCGTCGTTGAGGCAGCTGGAGCACGTCGAGGCTTCCGTGATGTCGCCGCGGCAGAGGGCGAGGCCGAAGACTCTGTCCGGGGCGGCGCCGATGGCCGCCGAGGCGTAGAGCGAGGGAGAGATGGAGGCGTCGATGGGCAGCGCCGTGGTGAGGCGCGCCAGGTTAGCCCCGAAGGCGTCGCTGGCCGTGTAGTTGCCGGTGGTGCCATTGCACGAGTACTCCGAGTAGGTGGCCGCGCTGGCGAGTGGACTGGTTAGGAAGAGGAAGAGCAGGCAGGGCAGAACGACAACCATGGCGGCTTCTTTCAGTGTGAAACAAGAGAAGGTTGGCGCTTCGCCATGGTTGCCGTTCCAGTTCTAAAATGTAAATACTTTTGGGAAAGTCAAAGTCTACGAGATGGTGGGTGGTTTGCTGTCATTTGTTCTCTCAACTTTGCTGTACCGTTCTTCCTTTCTGCCGAGGGGGTATTCGCTTAGTCAGATTGCCATGTTGACAGGCGACTAGTGCATTGCCGAAGCTTCTCgccgttagggcatctccagcggcgcgacgcattttagcgtccgcacgcgtccgtttgcgtcgacccttttggtcgaaatcgaccgcgcgtccgtttgcgtcggggtggctccagcgggcaTGATGCATTTTTTAGGACGAATTCTTTTTTTTTaaacatgaaacatagtttacatACTTAAAAAATAAACATAAAACGCCTACTGCTCCTCGCCGCTGTGCTGCTCGTCGCCGTtgtgctgctcctcgtcgctgtcgatcaCGATGTACTCCGGTACGACCCAAGGCCAGTTggcatccgggggagcgtacgccgggcgcgctgccggtgctcgaggttgaggaggctgcggctgtggaggaggtggaggcgcccagtaCTGCGGctacggctgtggcggcggtggaggcgcccagtactgcggctgtggcggcggcgcccagtactgcggctgtggcggcggtggaggcgcccaggcttgcgggcgtggcggcggtggcggagcgCCGCCGACTCGGAAGCGCTGTCGAAGTGCTTCATCCgccgacaggcccggcggcatgacggcggtggcgtagcggggcagcggcggctgcacaggcacgtcgtgctcggagacgaggacggcgaccttcgccatctcgtcgtccgtcatgttctccgggaactcgaagttccggccctcctcaaaggcctgctgccattcgtggaagacgacaGCGACGAAGCGAGCGGTGGCGGAGGCGCCGCCGACTccagtgcgcgcgcagaacaggcagtcgcgccattgatggcgaaggctgcggcgcagacgcggaagcgctgaccgcctgaatctatggcgaaggctgcggcgcagacgcggaagcgctgaccgcctgaatcgatgccctcgatgcagactcgctgccaggcgggcccggtggggaagcgagcggacactcggagcgaccgccgagcgtccgccgagacgcaaacctggcccattatttgggccaggtttgcgtctccgcggacagcccgatcactttgcgtcgccccgctggaacaggccccagacgcatttccggtcacggcggacgaaaacggtcgctcagcgtccgtttgcgtcgcgccgctggagatgcccttagtgctACCACAAAAGCAATACTGGTCAGAATACTAGAATTTTGACCACACAGACAATCTGAAAAAGTGGAGAAGAGTTACATACAAGCCAAGAAGTTGTTTTAAACCTGCACGTGTGAATACCAAAAACGACCACAGCAACCTGGAACAACCATGCTGAACTGAAAGCCATATCTTTTTCTCACCATCTCACGGTCTCCTTCTCAACGGCAATCACTCTTGATGGTGGCTGATCTTcccaattataacctatatcaaagCTGACCCGGTTTACCGTAAGGAGAACGATTTGGGTACTGTTGATGGGTGCTTTTCCTTCAATCAGATTCTACCACGTCTACTTTTTCTACTGTAGATGGCAGTTCCTGTATTGTAGATCTGCAACGATCTATTTCTGTTTGTCTTTTTTCTTATGCGCAAAATCCCTACTTAACCGGCAGATGTCCGGTGGTTTCCTTTTATCTTCCCGGTAGCTCTTAAATTCACACCACGATTTGTTCCGGTGATTTCGGTCTTCCGGTTTTAATACGTGTCGCGTGCATGATAAGTGGCACAGTCAAAGCGGTGGCCGCGAATCGTAGTTCCCAACCAGCGAACTCCATGAGCAGTTTTGTCTCTATTTTCCTCTTCTTCTCTTAcatgttcttcttcttcattggccTGCCACATCCTACCTAGGGTCTCTCCTGAGACGGCTGACGACGTGATGATGGACGAAGTAGGTGGTCCGTTCTCCTTTACTTCCCGACGCGGCTAGCGGCGCACTGAAGCTCTGCTCAATCCCCTCTACCAAGAAGAGCTCTCCGCTGCACGAGCTCCCCATGGCCGCCGGCCTCTCCTCTGCCCCCGAACCGCCACTTACCTGATGCGCCAGCCTTCCTCCTATCTTCTCATGGCGGCGCGATCGAGGCGACAAGGGTTTGCTTCGAGAATCACACGGAGGAGCGGAACGGCGTTGCAGCGTCGCGGCGTCCGCGATTCTTCGAACGGGATCGACGCCGAGCCGTGCCGACGCGCAACAGCGTCGGAGTGCTTGGCAAGTCGCCGGAATCGTGCTTAcgggcggcggtggtggaggagaccgacGCGGCGCCGGCCGGCAAGCAGCGGCATGGGAGGAGGTCTGAGGCCGCTCCTCCTCCTCATTCCCCATCTTGGCGGCCAACATCAGAAGACACCTATCGCTCTGCCCAATCTCCCCGCACCTCCCATGTCCGCCGCCCTGCAGCCCTCCGTCAGATCTGATGTAGACGATGTCCGCCGCCGCGTCATGCTCGGTCCTGCTCGGCGCGCTGCTCGCCTCGGTGGCGGCGAAAACTTCGGTGTGTACTCCACCTTGCCGCCCATGCCCGTGTGGACTGCATTCTCAACGCCCAGGTACTGCCCCCTCTACTTCTCATTGTTCCTCTACCCATGGGTTCTCTCTAATTTTTCAGGCATGGCTGAATAAGATACTTCAAGCACCGGAGGCGGGACGAGGTGGGAAGTTGCCTCAACTGCGGGATTCGAGGCTGGATGGGGGTGGCGCCGAGTCCTTGAGGGGCACGGTGTACATCTCGGCGACGAGCGACTAAATTGGCCGCCTACACGGGGATGGAATCCAACTAGGACATCATGCCGCTCACTTTGGAGTACAAATAAACTCCCCTTGAAAAGAGATAAACCATGTCTATCATCCCTAGCCTTTGACCAATCCTTTCAGTTCTCATAAACCAATTTCAGCTGCCTGTTGCCACCAAAACAACATTATCAAATAGACAAATACTGAATACCCCATGTTCTGAAGATTTTCCCAAGAGAACAGTACTAGGGTATCCACAGACAGATCTCTCACAGAGCCATTCAACTTAGTTGGCACCAAAAGGTTTCAACTGGGTATCATGGAAGACTGGATGCACCTGGGCTGACTCCGACTCCGACAGCGCTCGAGTCTGTAAGTAACAATGCCCATACATTCCAGAATGGTTTAAGGGCGAAATACTGGTAAGACTTCATGCGCTGCTGAGCAAGAACAAACTGCACGCACAACCATTCAGTCTATCCACTCTCCTGTTTAATTTCATTGGTGAGGCGCTTTCTGGTATCCTTACTGCCGCGGGGGCGGCAGGCCACCTTCAGGGTGTGGTCCCCCACTTGATCCCTGGTGGGATCTCCCATCTCCAATACGCGGACGATACGCTCATCCTCGTCCAAAACTCGGAAGAAAACATCGCTAACCTCAAATTTTTGCTTATGTGCTTTGAAGACATGTCAGGCTTGAAGATCAACTATCATAAGAGTGAAGTAATTGTGATGGGCCAACCCCTGGAAGAACAACAGCGCATTGCGAATAAGCTCAATTGTAAACGGGGAGCCTTTCCATTTATGTATCTGGGGCTCCCTATCTCGGACAGAAAGCTTCGCCTGGAACAGTGGCTGTTCTTGGTCCGCAAGCTCGCCGGTAGAACTGAACCGTGGCTGAGTAAACTCCTCACTTCCGGGGGAAGATTGATTCTGGCAAACGCTTGCCTGGACAGCATTCCCATCTTCGCCATGGGCCTTTTTCTCCTGCATGACGGGATTCATGCTAGATTCGACTCGCACCGCTCCAAGTTTTTCTGGGAAGGAGCAGGTAATAAACGCAAGTACCATATGGTTAACTGGCCCTCGGTTTGCCGGCCGAAatcctcgggggggggggggggggggggggtaggtcTGCTTAACTCCAAAAAGATGAACATTGCCCTGCTATCCAAATGGATATGGAAGCTATACCAGGACGAGGCATCGATCTGGGCGACGATAATCAAAGCCAAATACTGCGACGCCGATAATCTGTTCGAGGGCTCAGGGCAAGGAGCCTCGCAATTCTGGAAAAGCTTGCATAAAATTAAGCATTTCTTCAAGCTCGGTGCGAAACACATCATTGGTGATGGGCGACGCACGTTCTTCTGGACTGACTGGTGGTGCAGCAACCAACCTATCAAGGAACGCTTCCCTGAGCTATTTAATATCTGTGATAACCCTAACCTCTCGGTGGCTGAGGCCCTGGAAGCTGGGGAGCTTCTTATCACCTTCCGGCGCTCTCTTAGTCCGGAAGGAAGGCGGCAGTGGCTCGACCTTGTGTCACTCGTTCAGCCCTTCACCCTCTCTAGCACTAAGGACAAGGTGGTTTGGCACTTGAAACCCTCGGGTGTTTTCTCGGTGCAATCGTTGTATGCCAAGCTCTCTCAAGGGGCGACGGTTGCACATCATAAGGATGTTTGGTCAGCCAAGGTGCCCCTGAAGATCAAGATTTTCGCTTGGCAGCTCATCATAGATAGATTACCTTCTAGCCAACAGATTGCAACTCGCCATGGTCCTACCTCGGGCAATTGCGCCCTTTGCGGCCAGATGGAAGATGCGGGGCACATCTTCTTCTCTTGCTCCCTCGCTAGGTTTGCTTGGAGCGCCGTAAGACAAATTCTTAGTTGTAACTGGAATCCAGGGAATTTCCCACAATTTCATGCCATTCTCTCTAGCCTTGCGGGAAGGGCCCGTAGGCTAGTGTGGAATCTCTTTCTCGCCCAATCGTGGGCTCTGTGGAACATTCGTAATAAACTTACTATTGAAAAAAAAGTCATTAACCATCCCGCTAATGTGATTTTCAAAACTGCCCTTTTTCTACAGCTTTGGAGCTGCATGGCCAAGACAGGAGATCGGGAGGGCCTCCGGTGGCTGGAGAACAAGCTGAGGGAGCTGTACGCCGCCGTGAGACCAAGTCACTCAAGCCAATGAAGATTAAGTAGTCAGGCTTGCGGAGTTGCTTTTGCCTGTGTTCCTTCTGTCGGTGCTTGGTTGGACCTATGTTTCTACCTCGTTTACTCGTCATTCCTTggctaagctgtatgccgcagcGTTTGTATAACCTTTTAAACCtctgggctttattaatttaaagtcgggcatgttattgccttttatctaaaaaaccaTTCAGTCTATGCCTGATACTCCAGACCAGTGATAGCAATAGGTGAATCTGATGCAACTGTCAGGTTTGGCATTGCGCAGAAATTTTTGTTTGCAGGATAGAAATTCTTGAAGAGAGAGCAGCCCAGGGCAGTGTGAAAGCTCGAATTATGCCACAATTGTGCCATGGACAAACAATTGCACCAGTGGCGAAGATTGTGCTGAAATATGCAGTGCCTGCTCCAAGCACTCATTGACGCGTTCGCTTTGCCATCTGTGTGCGGGTCGTAGGATGTGCTGTAATACCTGCATCCATGAATTGGATTAGACTATTTTATATGGGCCAAGTATGAAACAAGTGCCATAATATCCATTTTGTCCCAAAACAGAGATCAAGTTTCACTATATTTATCAGTTAAAAAATAAAGTTTCACCATATTTGGAAGTAAAAGGTTACAAGTCGAGGTTTCACTATATTTATCAGTTAAAAATAAGAGAGGAAGTTACGACAGTATAACATGATCATAAGGTTCTACAGTATTTTCACTAAAGAAATTTTGTGGAGTATCGGTAACTCTGTCACATAGTAGTAAACTTGCAGAAAAAATCGGGTGCCATACACGAAGCAGATACTATCAACTCAATCAAAAAAATTCAGACAAACAAAAGAACCCAGAGTGTAAAAATCAAGATGCAGTTTTTCACCTCATCCAAAAGAGTTGGTTCATGGAAAAATCAGACACAGAGAAGTAAAAGCAGGGATCACATCGTTACCTTTCCTAGAACAAATGTTGATTGAAGTATGATAACAAATCAAACTTCTCTAGTCAAAAGCACAACGTCATTCCAGCACATCGCATAGCTAACTGAAGCACATCACATCAAGCCTATCAGCTGGAAACAAGTAAAAGAGTCATTTACCAAACTGCTATGTAACTGAGACAGAAAAATTCACTCATTTAACATCAGCTAAATATCATGACACAGAGAAGATGCTAAATCCATTGTTTTGTCCGCATTTTTCAACAGAAACACGACCTCTTTGAGTTTGATGAGCAGAAGCAAATAAGTGTGACTAAAAAGCTAGGACAAAGAAAGGCAACCAAATCGTAAATCGCATCAAGCAAAGAAATCACCATCGTCACAGTAAGAACAAAAACTCAAAATGGAAGCaaatctccctctcaaaacatgcAACTCACCATACAGGACACCGAATCAAAATCAAATCGATCTTATACTCAAATGTGCCACACACCAtaataaaaaaaaaaccaaagctgaACCAATCCAGAGCTCGAAACATGGTCCTCTCAATTAAAACGCCAATAGAAATATAGCATAATCAATCAGGCCGCCATTCCTGACACGCGCCTCGCCCGAGCCAAAGTCAGGCAAGCCTGCCACTCAAATcacattttttttcgataaagggaatatattaatataaaaaagatatcaaatacacccagcctctgcaacaacgcaccaccctaatggcactacggatgcacacagctaaaaaaaggaaaagaaaactaagaaataaaagttccGCTACAGCATCTCGGacctaacaacaacaatacaaccaccgccaagacaacacctgaaatccagactctccaaaaacgacgcctccaagaagggaacagtgctctaacaccgtcatcgcccgatcaacgatctaaggttttcaccctgaagatagtctccactctcaaaacaatgcctccaacaaggtcattgccaggcacaaccagttaaggccagaccttgggatttcaccctgaaaggtaggactctgaacttcacatgtgttgtcgcccccactatcataccgctgttgtgaggcccggaacaccaagcaagtccatcAACAGCgcgaagacttgaacctcccttagctagtcctcccctccggccttcatgtacTTCTCTTCttacgactttcatcatggatccatagtcacttgatgtcaacacagaaaaagagcttcgcgccgctccctcaagaaccaatcggtcggaataaaagcatgggtgcgcacgaccgaataccaccgatccagcaaactccaggcacaaagcactgttacattcgccggcggagccttccggaactcaacacttcggctagatcacgagtccaggcctccggtaggtcttcctcttcacgcaagagagaccctaggaccacgcCCGCCACCTGCCACTAGGTCGACGGCGCCACcgccatccagggccgccgcccttggtGTCGTGGTCCCAAACCTTGAGGAGGAGCAGTGTGGGATCCGTCTCCATCATCGCTGGCCCGGCGATGCCGAGGCTAGGACGAAAGAAGAGGATCGCGCCGCCAGGTTCCGGGTTTGCtacgccgcccccatcaccgcccgcccgaaggccgcgacgaggaagaggagagcTGCGCCCCCAGATCAAGGCCATGCCGCCGCCACCATCACTGGCCGCCCGgcgaggggccgcgccgccaccaccatccACGGTCCGGGACCATCCCCCCCGTGCGGAGGCTAGCCTCCTTCCGCCGCACGGAGGGATCACGTGAGGAgccccgccgcccccatcaccggccGCTCCCGGCTTCGCCGGCGACGACCTCCGGGGACGACGAGGAGggcgggaggaggaggggaggacggcggcggcggctagggtttccgccCTAGGTCGCCCAGGAGGGGGAGCGACCCGAGCGGCCTGATGAGGAGAAAATAAAGCTTATGCCATGTCATAACAACGACCATTGAAGACGTCATACAACCTTATGCCATGCCTCAAGGACAATTGTGTCGAATAAGAGTGTGAGTCTGTGAAATTGACTACTCAGCGTAGGGAACACCAAAACACATGAATTAAATTCGTCGTTCCAATAATGTTTGTCTCCGGACACACGCATATTTACCCAACCTCTACTAAAACCCAACACACATGCATCCCAAATCGGCACACGCACAAAACAGAGGCCGATACAGAACCCCCACACCAATCAACTGCCTAAATCGCACTCCTTCAAGCAGAAGGGAAAAGCATGAATGAATTGATGCAATCGGCAacgaagattgaaacaagttctcGTCTAGCACTAACTACCAAGCGTTGCAGGCCTAAATACCTAATAGAGAAAACACGGAGGCAATGGTGAACACGATGTCAAAACATAGGAAATGAGACGATCCACTCAAAGAAGGAGAGAATCGACTGATGGCTTGCGCTTCTTTGAGCAGGCTTGGTACTCCGTGCGACACGCTAAACCCGCCGCCGCGCGGCCTTTGCTCCGGGAGGCAGACCTTCCAAGTTCGGTGGCCGCTCCTTGACCAGTGGTGCGCGGCCTTCGGATATGGATCTGGGACTCAGGAGGGTGACCCCAGAGCAGTTCCCTACGCTCCCGTCGGTGACGGCTCGCCCTGCTGCTGCTGGCCCCGCTCCAGATCCCCATTTTCTGGTCGGAGAGCTTACTCGTGCCCGGTGCTTCTCTATCTTCGGCTCGCGTGGTGGCCGTGAGGGACGAGGCTGCGGTGGCGCCGCCGGCGACGGAGAAGACGCTGGGAACAGTGgagtttggttttttttttttttttttgatcagAGGAACAGTGGAGTTTGGTGGGACGCTCCTGGACCAGGGAGCTCAGCGGGCCCAGGCCGGGTCAGCCCTCTCAGCCCAGGTCTCTGGCCAGGCAATCGGTGGGCCGTCCACTTTCTGGTCTTCCAGCCCACCTCTAGCGGCCTCTCTatcttttttttgcgaaaatttaGAGAGCTTTATTCAAACAAACGCATTCGCTGGACAATCCGCCAAGATGCTGCTGACCAGGAAGCAAGGAGTCTCGCTCATCCAACTCTCAGTCACATCCAATGTGCTTGCACGCTTTGCACATAGATGCGCCGGGAAATTAGATGCACATTACATGTTGAATATTGAAACGGGTAAAAGAGAAGGCTAGCTCTCCAATCTCTACAGATAAAGGAGCCACAATAGAATGAGAATTGTAGTGAGTGTTCCAGCGGTTCACCACCTTCAGGCAATCTGTCTCCATTATCACATGCGTGAGGCCTTGAATTTTGGCGAAGAGGACACCATCACGCACAGCCATGCATTCGGTGATGAGGAGATTTGTGATCCCATGCAGGGGTTTGCTCCATGCTCCAAGTAGACAACTTGCCGATCTGGAAACACCGCCTGCCCCACCATTACCATCAGCAACGTTAATGGCTCCATCTATGTTGACCTTCACATACTGAAGATCAGGTGGATGCCATCGATGGCCTAGCAACACAATCTGTTGCCGAGGAATATCAAGAACACCGGATCAACATTGCACACTCCACTAAAGAATGTCGCCACGAATCAATAGCTCCATATAAAGCACATGATTGTGCTGTCACCATGTTGTAGAAGATCGGCTGTAGTGAGTGAGTGTTTTGCTAGTCTCGAGAGGAAACTTTTAATCCTGGATGGCACTTTAACCTTCCACATTTAGGTCCATTCCTTTCTCTCCTTCTCGTGATCCAAGCCAGATGATCAGCCGTCGAGCCATGCTTCACGTCAGTACTTCGTTTCAATTAGCATGCGATACACTGACCTGACAGTGAACACTCCACGCTTATCAAGAGCCCATGTCCAGAAATCCTCTATGTTTCTAGTACTGAGTGGCATACCAAGGATAGTATCTACATCAACCGTTTAAGTATGCTTTCTTTTCAAAGCATAAATGAACTTGTTTGCTTGCGACGACTTTCTTCCTTTCTAAGTGAATTTCCGAATTATCAATACATATCAAATGAATTTCTTCAAGCTGAATCAAGCATAGTAAACATAGGCAGACAAAGGTTGCATTACGAAATCCTGATGCATGCAGATATACACAATAGTAGAGAACTACTTGCATTTACACCGTGGAACTAGAAAAGGAAGCCCTGAGAATTACGAGAAAATGTCAAGGAAAGTACTATTTAATACATGTTGGGTATGGGAATGTATGTGCATCATCTATGTTAACCTGCTATGTTCCCTCCTTTTTGTAACTGAATCCGATCAATTGTACAGTCACCAAGCTAGTAGAAATGGATTTTGAGCACCTAGACTTGCACGCGTTATCTACCGTCTGTCAAGACGACGTTGCTAATGTAGGAGTAGGGCGACTCGGTAAATGAACCGGTGGACTCCGGGAAGCTCGACATCCTGACGTTGAAGTAGGCCGGCTGCCTGGGCTCCGGCAGGGTGAGCCCCTCGCTGCCGAGCATCGCGACGACGTCGGACATGTTTGGCCGGTCTTCGGCGCTGTCCTGGACGCAGAGCAGCGCCACCTGGACGCACTTCATCACCTCGGTCACGGGGTAGCCGGTCCCGATTACCTGGTCGACCATCTCGTGCCATTTCCCCTCTTTCCACAGACGATACGCCTGAAAGAATTGAACAAGTTTGCAGTGATTAGCGACCACTCCTGTCTTGTAGGTTTCAGCGTACTGAAGTGCAGGTTTCTTGATGCAGAAAATTAAGTGGGTCTTGTAGTGCATTGTTGTCTATACTTACGTATCCTGTGAGATTGCAGAATTTGCCGTGCTGGTAGAAGCCTGGAGTCCTCTTCCCGCTTATGATCTCAAGAAGCAAGACGCCAAAGCTGTAGACGTCGGACTTGGTCGAGAAGAGGCCCTCGGAAGCATACTCAGGAGCGATGTATCCACTGATGAGAAATGCCCAAAGAAATTCAGTCATCATAAGCTGGAGACCGACTACGTGTCTATGCGTGCTTGAATTTATGTTGGTACTGTGTAAGTACGTGCAGCAAAATTTGAtcagcaggagtagtacttactgTGTGCCCATGACCCTGGTGGTGTTGGCCTCGGTGGTGTTGGAGCAGAATATCCTGGCCAAACCAAAGTCAGAGATCTTGGGGTTCATGTCGCGGTCCAAAAGGATGTTGCTCGCCTTCAGGTCCCTGTGCACCACTCGGAGCCGAGAGTGCTTGTGCATGTAAAGGAGGCCCTGCGCGATCCCGTCGATTATAGTGAACCGCCGCTCCCAATTCAGTATCGCACCTCTCGTGCTGTCTGCAGAGCAGCAACAGTCAGTCAAAAAGTTGGAGAGGAAATGTAGCAACAGGTTAGATCGATGAATGGAATGGAACGCGTCACGCGTACCGAAGATGAAGCAGTCGAGGCTCTTGTTGTGCATGTACTCGTATATGAGCATCTTCTCCTCCGCCTGGAGGCAGCATCCCAGGAGCCTGACGAGGTTGGTGTGCTGGAGCTTGGCGATCAGCTGGATCTCCGTCTTGAACTCCATGAGCCCCTGCACCGAGCCGGTAGAGAGTCTCTTGATTGCGACTTCAATCCCGCCACTCAGTTCTCCCTGGAACGCAAACACAACATAGTAGTCAGAGAAATTCATCTATCTGACGCATTGCACTGAGCCACTGAACAATCCATTTGTCCGCTGTAACTGTAGTATCAGCGGAAAACCTACAATCCTTCGGATTGGGCGACGACGACGCCA
This region of Lolium perenne isolate Kyuss_39 chromosome 2, Kyuss_2.0, whole genome shotgun sequence genomic DNA includes:
- the LOC127333243 gene encoding putative cysteine-rich receptor-like protein kinase 20 isoform X1, whose protein sequence is MVVVLPCLLFLFLTSPLASAATYSEYSCNGTTGNYTASDAFGANLARLTTALPIDASISPSLYASAAIGAAPDRVFGLALCRGDITEASTCSSCLNDAIRQLRALCGGNRDATFYHDLCTLRYSGDDFLARPDDNTPVINAMDMNASTYAAWDSRNATSRSFFLSLVGTLFGEMSMYGAFNSTERRFASAAMYINAQLPTVYGLAQCTPDLSPGQCWHCFQGLQEQTRQWYDGREGGRILGVRCNIRYEGYQFYHGMTDVRIGFDGSSSTTRSNGSKHRKTLIIVLCVSITVFCSMLVGCLLLIRRLRKGGGKKKLEQGHSRNSSKTEEALKLWKIEESSSEFTLYDFHELAAATDNFSDGNKLGRGGFGPVYKGVLPDGTEVAVKRLAAQSGQGLVEFKNEIQLIAKLQHTNLVKLLGCCVQEEEKMLVYEYMPNTSLDFFIFDQERGPLLNWRKRRQIIEGIAQGLLYLHKHSRVRIIHRDMKASNILLDRDLNPKISDFGMARIFGSNMTEANTNRVVGTYGYMAPEYASEGIFSVKSDVFSFGVLLLEIVSGKRNSGHGQHYGDFVNLLGHAWQLWREGRAFELVDPTLAGRNEVTSIMRCIKVALLCVQDNANDRPTMTEATAMLGNDGVPLPDPRRPPHFHLRVTSDDEDEDGVGGSGVRTRSSMHFTGGSCSTNDMTISTIEEGR
- the LOC127333243 gene encoding putative cysteine-rich receptor-like protein kinase 20 isoform X2, yielding MVVVLPCLLFLFLTSPLASAATYSEYSCNGTTGNYTASDAFGANLARLTTALPIDASISPSLYASAAIGAAPDRVFGLALCRGDITEASTCSSCLNDAIRQLRALCGGNRDATFYHDLCTLRYSGDDFLARPDDNTPVINAMDMNASTYAAWDSRNATSRSFFLSLVGTLFGEMSMYGAFNSTERRFASAAMYINAQLPTVYGLAQCTPDLSPGQCWHCFQGLQEQTRQWYDGREGGRILGVRCNIRYEGYQFYHGMTDVRIGFDGSSSTTRSNGSKHRKTLIIVLCVSITVFCSMLVGCLLLIRRLRKGGGKTKLEQGHSRNSSKTEEALKLWKIEESSSEFTLYDFHELAAATDNFSDGNKLGRGGFGPVYKGVLPDGTEVAVKRLAAQSGQGLVEFKNEIQLIAKLQHTNLVKLLGCCVQEEEKMLVYEYMPNTSLDFFIFDQERGPLLNWRKRRQIIEGIAQGLLYLHKHSRVRIIHRDMKASNILLDRDLNPKISDFGMARIFGSNMTEANTNRVVGTYGYMAPEYASEGIFSVKSDVFSFGVLLLEIVSGKRNSGHGQHYGDFVNLLGHAWQLWREGRAFELVDPTLAGRNEVTSIMRCIKVALLCVQDNANDRPTMTEATAMLGNDGVPLPDPRRPPHFHLRVTSDDEDEDGVGGSGVRTRSSMHFTGGSCSTNDMTISTIEEGR
- the LOC127328717 gene encoding uncharacterized protein, giving the protein MNIALLSKWIWKLYQDEASIWATIIKAKYCDADNLFEGSGQGASQFWKSLHKIKHFFKLGAKHIIGDGRRTFFWTDWWCSNQPIKERFPELFNICDNPNLSVAEALEAGELLITFRRSLSPEGRRQWLDLVSLVQPFTLSSTKDKLWSCMAKTGDREGLRWLENKLRELYAAVRPSHSSQ